A single region of the Longimicrobiaceae bacterium genome encodes:
- the tsf gene encoding translation elongation factor Ts, with protein sequence MSISAKDVKELRDRTGAGMMECKTALTESAGDMEKAIDWLRARGTAKAAKRADRETKEGSIGSYIHMGGKIGVLVEVGCETDFVARNDQFQALVRDIAMHIAAANPTSVSRENIAADVVERERGVYREQMKESGKPEHIWDKIIEGKVEKFYSESVLLEQPFVKNPDITVGQMITDASGKTGEKIEVRRFTRFALGE encoded by the coding sequence ATGAGCATCTCTGCCAAGGACGTCAAGGAGCTTCGCGACCGCACGGGCGCGGGGATGATGGAGTGCAAGACCGCGCTGACCGAGTCGGCCGGCGACATGGAGAAGGCGATCGACTGGCTGCGCGCCCGCGGCACCGCCAAGGCGGCCAAGCGCGCCGACCGCGAGACGAAGGAAGGCTCGATCGGCTCGTACATCCACATGGGCGGCAAGATCGGCGTGCTCGTCGAGGTGGGCTGCGAGACCGACTTCGTGGCGCGCAACGACCAGTTCCAGGCGCTGGTGCGCGACATCGCCATGCACATCGCCGCGGCGAACCCCACCTCGGTGAGCCGCGAGAACATCGCCGCAGACGTGGTGGAGCGCGAGCGCGGGGTGTACCGCGAGCAGATGAAGGAGTCGGGCAAGCCGGAGCACATCTGGGACAAGATCATCGAAGGCAAGGTGGAGAAGTTCTACTCCGAGTCGGTGCTGCTGGAGCAGCCGTTCGTGAAGAACCCCGACATCACGGTGGGCCAGATGATCACCGACGCGTCGGGCAAGACGGGCGAGAAGATCGAGGTGCGCCGCTTCACCCGCTTCGCGCTCGGCGAGTGA
- the rpsB gene encoding 30S ribosomal protein S2, which translates to MAQQPKIQDLLEAGVHFGHQTSRWNPKMRKFIFAERNGIYIIDLKKTLRQLELAQELVRGVVSRGDRVLFVCTKKQLKQVVQSEAERSGSFHVTERWLGGMLTNFTTIKKQIRRLRELERGQEEGAFDFYTKKERLMLDRERERLDKYLSGVKDMARLPGAIFVIDAKKERIAISEANKLGIPIIAIADTNADPDVLTVPIAGNDDAIRSVTVITGALSDAIIEARAAMPADERRRADEAEVTTYSTETGAAAPADRGDDKNKRRPRRKRRPRPDAIPGSLADSEAGDGE; encoded by the coding sequence ATGGCGCAGCAGCCCAAGATCCAGGACCTGCTCGAGGCAGGCGTCCATTTCGGACACCAGACCAGCCGCTGGAACCCGAAGATGCGCAAGTTCATCTTCGCGGAGCGCAACGGCATCTACATCATCGACCTCAAGAAGACGCTCCGCCAGCTGGAGCTGGCGCAGGAGCTGGTGCGCGGCGTGGTGTCGCGCGGCGACCGCGTCCTCTTCGTCTGCACCAAGAAGCAGCTGAAGCAGGTGGTGCAGAGCGAGGCGGAGCGCTCCGGCTCGTTCCACGTGACCGAGCGCTGGCTGGGCGGCATGCTCACCAACTTCACGACCATCAAGAAGCAGATCCGCCGCCTGCGCGAGCTGGAGCGCGGCCAGGAGGAGGGCGCCTTCGACTTCTACACGAAGAAGGAGCGCCTCATGCTCGACCGCGAGCGCGAGCGCCTGGACAAGTACCTGTCGGGCGTGAAGGACATGGCCCGCCTCCCCGGCGCGATCTTCGTGATCGACGCCAAGAAGGAGCGCATCGCCATCTCCGAGGCGAACAAGCTGGGCATCCCCATCATCGCCATCGCCGACACCAACGCCGACCCCGACGTGCTCACGGTGCCGATCGCCGGCAACGACGACGCCATCCGCTCGGTGACGGTGATCACCGGCGCGCTCTCCGACGCGATCATCGAGGCCCGAGCCGCGATGCCCGCCGACGAGCGCCGCCGCGCCGACGAGGCCGAGGTGACCACCTACTCGACCGAGACCGGCGCCGCCGCCCCGGCCGACCGCGGCGACGACAAGAACAAGCGCCGCCCGCGCCGCAAGCGCCGGCCGCGCCCCGACGCCATCCCCGGCTCGCTGGCCGATTCGGAAGCGGGCGACGGCGAGTAA
- the rpsI gene encoding 30S ribosomal protein S9, whose translation MATEQFHAIGRRKTSVARVYLRPGNGTWTVNGRTLEDYLPRHVLRQSANQAFAATDTAGQYDITVNVNGGGLRGQADAIRLGVARALLKVDEGNRAKLRVESLLTRDPREVERKKPGRPGARKRFQFSKR comes from the coding sequence ATGGCAACTGAACAGTTTCACGCCATCGGACGCCGCAAGACCTCGGTCGCGCGCGTCTACCTCCGCCCCGGCAACGGCACGTGGACGGTGAACGGCCGCACGCTCGAGGACTACCTGCCGCGCCACGTCCTGCGCCAGTCGGCGAACCAGGCGTTCGCCGCCACCGACACCGCCGGCCAGTACGACATCACGGTCAACGTGAACGGCGGCGGGCTCCGCGGCCAGGCCGACGCCATCCGCCTCGGCGTCGCCCGCGCGCTGCTGAAGGTGGACGAGGGCAACCGCGCCAAGCTGCGCGTGGAGTCGCTGCTCACGCGCGACCCGCGCGAGGTGGAGCGCAAGAAGCCGGGCCGTCCCGGCGCCCGCAAGCGCTTCCAGTTCTCCAAGCGCTAG
- the rplM gene encoding 50S ribosomal protein L13 — MKTYSVKAGEIERDWHVVDAEGKILGRVATEVARILRGKHKPIYTPHLDTGDYVVVINASKVQLSGNKADQKSYFKHTGYMGGEKFIPFRKMLDEHPERVIELAVKGMLPKNALGRQMRDKLRVYAGAEHPHQAQNPELHSLPA, encoded by the coding sequence ATGAAGACGTATTCAGTCAAGGCCGGCGAGATCGAGCGGGACTGGCACGTGGTCGACGCCGAGGGCAAGATCCTCGGGCGCGTCGCCACCGAGGTCGCGCGCATCCTTCGCGGCAAGCACAAGCCCATCTACACGCCGCACCTGGACACCGGCGACTACGTGGTCGTCATCAACGCGTCCAAGGTGCAGCTCAGCGGCAACAAGGCCGACCAGAAGTCGTACTTCAAGCACACCGGCTACATGGGTGGCGAGAAGTTCATCCCGTTCCGCAAGATGCTGGACGAGCACCCCGAGCGGGTGATCGAGCTCGCGGTCAAGGGAATGCTGCCGAAGAACGCGCTCGGCCGGCAGATGCGCGACAAGCTCCGTGTGTACGCGGGGGCGGAGCATCCGCACCAGGCGCAGAATCCGGAACTCCACTCCCTTCCAGCCTGA